The Torulaspora globosa chromosome 8, complete sequence genome segment CTTCAGGGACGCTGGGCTCGTCGGATTCACCTGCATGTTCGTGACGGGGGCAGTGACGTTTCTGTACCACAAGAATCCGACCAGGGCGGCGAACTGGTCTGTCGGAGGACTACTTCTGGGCTCTGTGGTGGGATGGGAACAATGCCGGCTGAGACGCAAACGCAGCTTCCAGGTAGCCCAGATGGCGAGGCAGACGGTCGCGGCGAAGCCGAAACCGATGCTGAACGCGGTTGCGCACGATGAGAAGACCAAGCACCAGTGGGACGGCCATAcgcagcaggagcagcagggCAAATCGTGGTACAAATTTTGGTGAAACAGCGGACTCTGCTGGCGTCGTGGTAATCGGGATTTATCGTTGCATACAGTTGGAACAGAATCGCAAGATCCGCGGTTCTTGCAGCGTGGGGGCTCGAAATGCAGAAAGCTAATTATGACATCCAAACGGCATCGCTGGGCACTCTACCAATCCAGAAGCTCTAGATTGCGCCGTATAGTTTAATGATACAAAATATAGTTACTTATGATATGCTATGGAGACAGATCGGGATGATCCTGACCATTTTCTCTGTCGGGATCGCTCCTTGTTTCTGTCGGTTCCAAGGCTAGTGTCGTCAACCCTGCCAGGATTGTCCTCTCGTTGTCCTCCGAGGCTTCATTTCGACTTCGTCCGCTGCCCGCCAGGGGTAAGGAGAACGAATTATCGAACGCGgcttcgtcatcttcccTGTCTCGGtcctcttgctcttcgttcaaagaagatgcATGCGTTCGGAGCGAACTCAGGAGAGGAGACTTGAGCGTCTTGGACGTCGACCCTGCTTTCTTCGGCGTGCTTGGCTCCTGTACAGTATTGCCCTTGCTATCTCGGTCGTCACTCGACAGAGCCCTGTTTGGTGCCTCTGGCGACATGTCCTCGTCGCTGCATATCGTCTCTTCGTCCTTGCCAAACGGGTCCTCCGCGTCGATCAGCAGCTCGTCCAGCCCGCCGCCCGACCATCCTTTCCTGGCAACGCTTTCCGAGATCTCCACCCGCGCCCTTGAAACCGTCGCCATCTTATCCAGCACTTTGTCGCATGTCGACTCCACCAGGTTGTACGAGTTCTGGTAAAAATCGTGTCTGAGCGTCTCCAGGTGGTCCAACTGCAACTGCAGGTTCAGAAGACTCTCCTTGTACTGCACCAGATTCCTCACTTTCCGCTTTGCCAACTTGGTGTTGTGCTTCTCCTGCAGTTTCAGCTTCATGCTCTGCTCCTTGCattccttcttgaactcgtTCTCCATGGTCCTGAACCCGACCTGGAACTCGTCGATCTCCTCGAGAAGCTCCTCATCCAGCGCAGAGTCCAGACATCGTGCCATGATGTTCTCGTGGTTCGCCACCAGATAGAACAGCCCGCTGGCGCTCAGAAACTTCTCAGCCGTTCCGTCGCTGCAGCCCTTCAATCTCGCCAGTTTCTCCAAAGCCTGCGCCATGCAACCCGCATGGTTCGACACCTCCCGCAACGAGCAGGCATACCCCCGCGAGCTGCTCCGCAGCTCGCTCATCGCATCCACCGTGTCTTTCATGTCCCTCTTCGTCACCAACGTCCGCAAGTCGCTGATAGAGCTCATACCAGACCGCACGCTTGCCGGCGTCATCCGCCGCTTGTACCCGCTACTCCCACTGCCCAACTCCCCGCTATCCATCTTCGGCAACCCACCGATGCTCGCCGTCCTTGTATTGTTAACAATCGGATAGAACTCTGACAGATGAGGCGCAAACCTCTCCGGAGAAGTCGTCCCAGATATGCGATTGTCCATACGCTGCACCACACAAGCTTCCAACACCACAGCAGCGCCTCTGCCAGTGAACCGTCAAGCTCTTAGAGCATTCAAGATTGAAGTTCAGTTGGCTAAGAAGGTTCGTCGACAGCGACCTCCTTAAGCCCAGCTAAAGTAAAAATTTTGGCTAAGTATGGGAAGTTGAAGCACTTTTAGCGTCTCTAAAGGCCAATTGCCGGCTGTTGATGCTGATTTGGGTGTCGATTGAGTGATGGAGCTTACACGGTTGCTAGGATTTAGAGTTGGCGTCGGTTCGGCGCTGAAGCGGGTCGGGTTTTGGTCGAGAGAATATGGTGTGGCATCAGCGAAAACGAGGTTACAGAGCCATACGGATGCGGCAGGGCGTGTCACTGTGAAGCCAGCAGACTCGAGAAAGACCTTTCTGATCGATTCTTATAAGCATTTGATGGAAGCGAACCCGGTGGTGCTGTTTGTGCACTACAACAACctgctgaaaaatgagGACCAGCATTACAGATCGTTGGTGAAGCAGAACGGCGGAAAGCTGACGATGCTGCGGAACGGGGTGTTTGGAGCGTACTTGAAGAACTCGCACGCGGCGGATCCGTGCGGGCCGATAAGCCGAAAGGAGCGGAACAGGAACCATCCGCTGCTTCCTCTGTTCAAAGGCCCTACTGCAGCGATTTCGTTCCCCGAGACGAGCCCCGCCAGCGTGGCCAAGATCCTGAAGGTGTTGGAGAAGGCGCAGGACAAGCTGTTTGTCGTTGGAGCGAAAGTCGAGGCGGAAGTTTACGATGTAGCCAGCTTGAACCAGTTCAAGACGCTGCCGGGCAAGACGGAGCTTCAGGCGCAGCTGGTGGGGCTTTTGAACGTCCTGGGAGGCGCAGGCCTGGTGAGAACGCTGGAGGCTGGATCCCAAACGCTATATTTGACGCTGTCGTCGCATCACGAGAGCCGGAGCTCCAAGACCGGGAAAGAGGAATAAGGCATTCAGTAGACTATATATCACATTCGCAATCATCGACCGTGTAAATACAATCATCATGAGCAGACAGTAGCGACTTCTGGTGGGTCTTCAAGGTGCCACTTCAgcagagctggaaaattttcagctcatcgcagaCTCGAGTCTACAAGACTAACAAGCAAAAGTGCTCTaagctgctgctgggaACCGTTAGGAGGCTGGATTGGCGTTATCATGAAGACTAAACCGCTAAGCCAAGACCCTGGCTCCAAAAGATACGCCTACCGTGTCAATAAGGAAGAGAATCGTAAAGAGCTTAAACATGTCAAGATCGATGAGAACTCCGTTGCTCAGAAGAACGGGAAGCTAGAtttgccaaagaaaaaattCTATCGCCAGAGGGCTCACTCCAATCCCTTCTCAGATCACCAATTGGATTATCCAGCCAGTCCTGATGAAATGGACTGGTCCAAGCTTTATCCGCACTTCTATGATCAGGAAACCGGGAAGATGGCCAAGCAAGTTACGATTGCGGACATCGGTTGCGGTTTCGGCGGTTTAATGGTCGACCTATCTCCCGAGTTCCCAGACGAGCTGATCCTGGGAATGGAAATTCGAGTGCAAGTCACCAACTATGTTGAAGATAGAATCATCGCATTGCGAAGCAATCATGCCAAGGAGGAGGGCTATCAGAACATCAATGTCCTGAGGGGCAATgcgatgaagttcttgCCCAATTTTTTCCATAAGGGACAGCTATCGAAGatgttcttctgcttccCTGATCCGCACTTCAAGCAGAGGAAGCACAAGGCCAGGATCATCACAAACACCCTGCTGAGTGAATACGCATACGTACTTAAGGAGGGCGGTGTTGTCTACACCATTACAGATGTCGAAGATTTGCACCATTGGATGGTTAAACATTTGGAAGAGCATCCACTCTTTGAAAGGTTAAGCGAGTCTTGGGAGAACGAAGATAAATGTGTGTCCATAATGAGAAATGCCACAGAAGAAGGTAAGAAAGTCGAAAGGAAGAGGGGCGACAAGTTCGTCGCTTGCTTCAGGAGAGTCCAAACTCCCGAGATAATATAAAACCGGCGCATCTGTGCATAATTTACCTCTTTGATATGGTTTGAGTAATTCTGTAGATTAACAACGATGCAGTAGTAATCGTACGCCGGTCACAGGATACAAATGGGCTAGTTGATTTGCTTCCGGCGTCTTTCATGTGcaagcagcttcttcttcagcgagGGACCCCATCTAAAATTGCCAACATCACCACTTACTGGAAGACATCTATGACATGGAACTATTAGCGCGAGTTTATTTTGACCAACTGCATGTCCTACCGCTCTGGTCGCTTTAGGCAACCCAATGTTCTTCGCCAGAGTACTGTAGTTCACAATCTGGCCAGCAGGTACTTCACGTAATTCGTTCCACACTTTCTGTTGGAAAGGCGTTCCAAATAGGTATTCATAGTCTTCAGTAAGAGGTGTACAGTCATCCAAAAATGCCTTAACGCTTTCTGCTATCGCCATAAATTTTGGATTGGCATTTTCTGGAGAACCTTCCCTCAATACATAGTTCACCTTCGTTTTACGGCTTAGCTTCTGGAAGTCTGCTGTAGCATTCTTAAGACCCTGTCCATTATGCAACCCTAGCGAAAGATAAACCAAGCGACTGCTAACGTCTCGTATAACCAGAAAGGCATTCGTAGACTTACACTCGACTTCAAAATATGTCAGAGATTCTTCCATGGGGTGATCAACTGCTTTGTCACAACTTCATGATATGTTGTTCAAGTCTTCGTTAAATGTCAAATTTACTATCCTTTTACCAAGTACGTTAAGATAACGCCTTGAATCGCAGTCGGACAAGAGCACTGCTACCTAAATCTATATGTAGTATTCCGCAGTACCTAAGATAACTAGCTACTAAATTCGATATCATTAGTAGACAATGTCCCGTAAGCTCCAGTGTCATTGTTCCCTCTACCTCCAAGATTGACAATTCTGCTGACAAGCAAGGATAGACTCTCCGATCCGCGTCTGAAAGCAGTTTTAATTCCTTTGTTACTTTGCTCAGCTTTAAACTCTAGTACCTGTCCAATGGAAGGTGGCTCGAGCGACCCAAGTGGGAATACATTGGCAGCGGGAGTCCGAGATTGGATACTTTGATTGCTCCAGCTCAAGGGCCCCGCGCCGGCTGCAATGGGCACCGCTGGCGGCAGTCTATCGGGGACTGGACCGGTGCTTTTGGTCGACAAGGCATCGATATCCATGGCAAAACTGCCAGTATTTATATCCGATGACcttgaaaagctgaagcTGGACGATCTGTCGTCAAACACAGAATCCATATCCTCTAAACGTAAACCTGCGGTCTCTGGGTAGAGTTTGAAAACGACCGCAAAGGATGTGAAACAGGAAGTAGCGTGAATCAAGTACAGTCTCCAGGATATCTTTTCCTGCAATACTGGTGTCATGATACCGACAAGCCAGTTACACAGCCAGTTTGTCGCggttgatgaagatgccaTTGCCGAACGGGCAGATAATGGAGCGATCTCAACTGGATATAGCCAGGGAATTGGGCCCCAACTGAACCCAAAGAAGGCGTTGAATATAATCACAAATGCAACAACGAGCCTTGGTGTCGCTGCGATATTGGCCAAGAGAGACATTGAAATCGATACAAGCGCACACCCCATGAAGAAACCGCCAGTCAACAAGATCGGCTTTCTACCCCATTTATCGACCAGCGTCCATGGTGGTAGTGTGGACAACACATAAATCAAGCCATTGATCCCAGTCATCAAAATCGCTTCCCTGCCAACCCAGCCCGCCTGTTCGAAGACCAAGGGGGCGTAGTAAGATATCACATTGATACCATTCAGTTGAGCAAACATCTGGGAGCTCATGGCAATCAGCATTCGTCTCCTGTAACGTCTGAAAACTTGCAAGTGCGATTTCCCCTCGCCTTCCATCCTAGAAATGAGTACGGTCTCCTTAATTGCCTGATATTCCTCCCTAGCCTTCTGATCTTGGACATCGCCGTCGCTATGAAGATCAGCAATCACAATCAAACCCTCCACGTCATGGTCGTGGTTTAGCAGCCAACGGGGGGTCTCGACAATAACAAATGTGCCGCAGAATAGCGCAGAGCCGATTACACTTTGTAAAAGTAAGGGAACTCgccaagaagcatttcCTTCGATAAAAGAACAACCGTAATCAATCCACACACTTGCCGCATATCCAACGATATTACCCGTAAACTCTATGCAGGCTAATTTTCCTCTGTTGTGCGGCGGCGATATCTCTGATTGATATATGGGAACGATTGTGCTGAGCAAGCCGACACCCAGCCCACTAATGGTCCTGCCAATGATCAGATGGATCATCTTCCCTGCAAACCCTTGGAACAGCCCGCCAATGACAAATATCAATGACCCATACATGATGGTACGTCTGCGACCCCATTTCTCGCCTAGCCTTCCGACTAGCAGCGACGAGATCAATGCCCCGATCTCCAAAATAGCGACCATATTACCAATAGCTGCTCGAGACGGATTGTTGAActgtttcttgaagtatGGTCCAGTGAGGCATCCCGACATTACTCCCTGGTCGTAGCCGAACAGGAACACTCCAAGCGACACAAAGATCGACGTAAAATATAGCAGCGGTCTCCCAGTCAGTATAGAATCCTTCACTCTCAAATGCTCCATTTTAATCACATCAGGACGTCTCGATGGATCGAACAACTTCCCCACAGAAGTCCTAGGAGAAACGGACGAGTTTCTTCTCAGAGAATTATCTCCCAAAGCCTCAGAGCTGGCTGTTCTGCCCTGCAAGCCTCCTAGCCCCATATCAGCATGTTCATTGTCAATTTGTTCCTGTCTCAAAACCGTTCCCGCATCGATACCCACATTCCCGCCAGCTGCCGGTGTTTCACGACCTGCCTTATCACCATTATCCATATTGCATGTAACCAGACTGCAGTACACCTTGAATAAAGCCGTACGGGACCCAGATCTTGCCTAGCAGCCTGAACTATCCGTTAACTCCAGACTATATATACGACTTCTCGAGGCTATACGGACCTTATACGTGTATTTGGTCACGTGTTTCCACTATTAGTTACAAGAATCGCGATTTATCAAGTCCTATAGAGTCTAGCGCACCGTACTCGATCAGTTATGTGCTGTGTGTGCAGCTCTGCTCATTTCTGTAGCAGTTTGTCGAACATTGGGATGAACGACTGCGCCAAGGCGAAGGAAAACACCAATTTTGGACCTGTGGTTAGCAACTTGGGGGTCAAGCCCTTGAAAAAAGCAGTTATGCCTTCGTTCTGGAGCGTGGTCTTGACGATGTTGAATCCGCTTTGCGGGTTGTCGAAGTTCTTGTTCTGAATTCTAGTCTTGATGACGTCCAGCGGCGCAGAAACAATCAGAGACGCCGAGGCGCCGACGATCGAGGAGATGAAGTTCTGGCCCCAGGTGGCCTGGCTGTAGTCCTTCAACCCGAGAATGTACTCCTTGGCGAACGCGTTACCGCCGAACAGGGCGAACGAGCCTGGGGCGTTCCGGGCGGCAGTCCAACCCCAGCCCCTGTAGAGGTTGAAAAGCCCCTCGTCTCTCAGGATCCTGACGAAGCCTCTGCCCCGGAAAGACTCAGGGTTCGTCTgtctcttgatcttcaagacgTCCAACGGTAGCAGCACGATTTCACCGATGCCGATCAGAGAACCAGCGGTCGCAGATCTCAACGCCTTACCGGTCTTCTCGCCGAACGCATTGTCGAAATCGGCCTTGTAGTGCTTGTTCAGGAACTCGTTGGCGAATGGCTGGCCACCGTACTTGTACACTCTCTGCAGAACCTTGTACACTGCGGCGTAACCCAAGCCTGGGAACAACGTCATCAAACGCTTACCTAGCGGTTCCGCGCTGTGCTCGCGGAAGATCACACGGTTCAATTCCACAGCCGACGTGATTTTGGTGTGGTTGGAcatcaatctcttcgagataGTGTCGACCGGATGGAACACTCCAATCTCCAAGATGCCCGCTGACGCGGATCCCAGCAAACGCGCAACACCAGATTGCTTTCTATCGTTACCTGCCATATTGTCCAGTTGATTCGCCAGATTCAGAGACCACTTCGAGCGCTGCCAACGAGAGATATGTCCTGTAGTTGAAGATATCTGGTAGGTTTTCAATTTTTTAATGCTGATTGGTAGTGAAATTTTTCGAGCAAAGAGTCATGGCAGCAGAAGATCGATGGTAGAACGGTCAAGCTGGCGACTACGGCCCATCGGAGACTGGATCTGGGCTGATTGACCCCGTATGGAGGGTCCTAGGCCGTTTGAGCTTTAATGCTGGCATATGTGGCGGATACGGCGTCTGTAATATGTGGTGTGTGGGTGTTTGCGTCGCTTCTCAAGGCGTATAAGCAAGGCCCATCGAAAAGCTTACAAGTTCACCACTAAGAGCAGCTGGTGTGGGCTCTCAGGAGGAGCTATCGAGTCGTAATGGATAAAGAAGGCGAGATTATCGTGAAGGATTTCGTCAGCATCCTGGAGGAGTTGACTTTCAACTCGAGACCGATTATCACGACGCTGACAAAGatcgctgaagaaaatatGCCGTATGCTCAGCATTTTGTGGATGCGTTGGAGGCTAGGATTGACCGATGTCCGCCTAAGCAGAAGCTGTATGCGCTCTACGCCCTCGATTCTATCTGTAAAAACGCTGGAAGCCCGTATACGATATATTTCAGCCGAAACCTGTTCAGTCTTTATAAGAAGAGTTATCTGTTGGTGGATAATGCTacgaggacgaagatgatACATCTGTTCAAGACCTGGATGGATTCCGGCGATACGCTGGCCGGGGCTCCGTTGCTATTCGAGAGGTCTGCGTTGGAAAAGATAGAACAGTTTCTCATAAAGGCGAGTGCTTTGCACCAGAAAAACCTGCAGTCGATGTTGCCGACGCCTACGGTGCCGTTGCTCACCAGAGAGATTGACAAGCTGACCGCGTTGACGACCGAGCGTCTGAAGAATCAACCGATGgatgaaaaattgaagatgaagttAGTTGTGCTCACACAGCTCAAGCAAGAGTTGCATAGGGAGAAGCTAGCTCCCGGGGCACTGAAACAGCTTCAGTTGCAGTTGAGGCAGATCTTTGCGCAGGATCAGCAAGTGTTGCAAGACATCCAGAggcaacagcagcagcatgAGATGGCCatgctgcagcagaaacaGCTGCATCAGCGAGAATTGCAAAGTGAAAATCAAACGCTGCCGTCGAACAGCGGTTCGTTCATTCCGTTGTTCGGCGATAGCTCAGGCAGTAGTGGAATGTCTAGTCTGTTTGGCTCTTCGATGAGTGCAGTGGGACCACCAAATTTGACAGCTTTGGACAAAACGTATCAGCTCTCCAAGATTCAGGGCCTTTACCACTCGTTGGAAGCGGAAGGTCTGCTCTACAAACCTCCCAAAGAATCAATTGTGAGCCTTTACTCGAAATTGGGAGGGCACAACCACCTAGCGTCGGGCACTCTCGCCTATCAACAAGGGGTAAACCTTCCACCATTACCGTTACTGCAGGGAATACTGTCCGATTGCAAAGCCCATTTTGCAACTGTCAATATAGATATTCTAAATACTCCAAACCTACAACTGTCTCAGCAGACCATCGAGGATGATAATCCAGTAGTCGGTTCGAGTTTAATTCATCTGCTGTATCGTGCAAAGCCTAATAAGTGTAATATATGTGGGAAGAGGTTTGGGAACAGTGTCGGTGAAAAGAAATCGCAGGCTGATCATTTAGACTGGCATTTCAGAATCAATAAACGAATCAAAGGCTCCGAAATGACAGCGAACGCTTCCGGTAGCGTAACTGGTCCAACTCAAAAGAACATTCAATCTAGAAATTGGTACTTGCAGGACTCGCAATGGATCTCGTTCAAAGACGAGGAAATAGTCTCGACAACTTTCTCATTGAGTACTGATGGAACCGCCCATAAGATGACTAcagcaaatcttgaagaccAGACTCAGTACAGTTCGACAGCAGCCACAGATACGGGCGCCCAGGAGAGTGAGAAATTCACTGTTGATGAGGGTATATTATTGAGGAAACATGTCGTTGTTCCAGAGTCTGCAGTAGACATGTCTTTTCAATGCCcaatttgcaaagaaaatgTTACCGGACTGtacgatgaagagcttggtGAATGGGTCTGGAGGAACGCTATGGAAGTCAACAATAAATACTTTCATGCAACCTGCTACTACGAAGCAGCGAGGAATAGCGATAATCCGCTGGGTTTGCAGCTCGATCTagaaaagttgaagcatTTGGCCTCTGAATAGTGGAGTGCAGGATGTGAAGCATGGTAAGTTACTGACGCTTGATTACATATAGAGATTAACTATGTTCATTAATTACTGCCTTTATAGTGATGTTCTATCTCTGTGCTCATTTGCACTCGGACTTTCTAAATAGACGTCAACTTTATCGCTCATGGGATTTAGCACTGGGGATTCCTGTTTGATCGCTCGACCACTGTCATTGATGCCATTCTGCATGTTGGATGGCGTTGCCGCTCGAAAGCTAGTATTGGATGAAAGTAATCGCTGATTTGCTGCTTCTGAGTTGAAATTGTTAACACGATATTCATGTGTAGTGGAATGCAATAAATGCGAATGGGGCAAACCGTCCTGTGGTGTTGAAGCAGGGAAGTCTGTCAGCGGTCGCGTCTCGGCTCTCGACAGGCCTTCAATTTGTTCCCTCTGCCGATGAATTACAGCCTCCAAGGATTTGTTTTCGAGCTTCGAATGCTCTAACTGGGTGTTCAAGAGTTCGATGTCCTTCCTTCGAGCTTCAGCGAGCTCAGAAAGCGACTTGTATGATTCGACCGCGGTTTTATAATTCCCTTGTAAGTTATTCATCTGCGCTTCCTTGTTCTTATAATACAGAATGGTCTTGTTCTGTTCCTGTATCTCGAATTTGAATTGTTTGATATACTCGCCAGCCGTTTGGCCAAATCTCGCCCACTTTTGGAATATCTGCTTGTCGTACGCCAGGCGCTGCTCGAGCTGAAATCTTGTATCTTGTTCTCTTTGAAAGGCTCTTTTCATATTGGTCAAGCGAGCATCATGGATTGACCTGACTTGAGTCAGCTCCTCATGCAGTCTAATAATTTTAGCCTTCAACTCCATAACAAAGGGACTTTCTAACTGAAAAGCTTTTCGCTCGTCGCTAGTGGCAGATATGTTCTGCTCCGCAATTGCTGTTAAAGTTTCGTATTCTTCCAATCGCCCGAGGATTCGAGACTCTAGTTGCTTTAACTTTCCGTAAGCCGTCTCATTGCTTTTGGATAATTCACGAGGCGATACGCCTTGCCCTTCGGTAGTTGCATGTTCGCCTTCGCCGCTCTCCCCAATGCTCGGAGCACTATCCACGCGTTTGTTATGTTCTTGCACTCCGATATCAAGCCTTTTTGACTCACGGCTCTTAGTCTCATCTACCAACTGGGCCGCCAAGCTTTCTCGTAGAGCTCGGTCATCTCGCAGTCtctcattttctttgcttAAAACCGCAATCCGGCCGTATAGGCTTGCCAATCGAAGTTCGTATCTCATAATTTCATCTGACATCTTTTGAAGGCTTTCTCTTATCTCCCTCTTCTCTAACGGTAATTCCACTGAGCTGCCTAAATTCCCACTCGATGTGCTGCTCTTGGG includes the following:
- the PCF11 gene encoding Pcf11p (ancestral locus Anc_8.444), producing the protein MDKEGEIIVKDFVSILEELTFNSRPIITTLTKIAEENMPYAQHFVDALEARIDRCPPKQKLYALYALDSICKNAGSPYTIYFSRNLFSLYKKSYLLVDNATRTKMIHLFKTWMDSGDTLAGAPLLFERSALEKIEQFLIKASALHQKNLQSMLPTPTVPLLTREIDKLTALTTERLKNQPMDEKLKMKLVVLTQLKQELHREKLAPGALKQLQLQLRQIFAQDQQVLQDIQRQQQQHEMAMLQQKQLHQRELQSENQTLPSNSGSFIPLFGDSSGSSGMSSLFGSSMSAVGPPNLTALDKTYQLSKIQGLYHSLEAEGLLYKPPKESIVSLYSKLGGHNHLASGTLAYQQGVNLPPLPLLQGILSDCKAHFATVNIDILNTPNLQLSQQTIEDDNPVVGSSLIHLLYRAKPNKCNICGKRFGNSVGEKKSQADHLDWHFRINKRIKGSEMTANASGSVTGPTQKNIQSRNWYLQDSQWISFKDEEIVSTTFSLSTDGTAHKMTTANLEDQTQYSSTAATDTGAQESEKFTVDEGILLRKHVVVPESAVDMSFQCPICKENVTGLYDEELGEWVWRNAMEVNNKYFHATCYYEAARNSDNPLGLQLDLEKLKHLASE
- the GGC1 gene encoding Ggc1p (ancestral locus Anc_8.445), translating into MAGNDRKQSGVARLLGSASAGILEIGVFHPVDTISKRLMSNHTKITSAVELNRVIFREHSAEPLGKRLMTLFPGLGYAAVYKVLQRVYKYGGQPFANEFLNKHYKADFDNAFGEKTGKALRSATAGSLIGIGEIVLLPLDVLKIKRQTNPESFRGRGFVRILRDEGLFNLYRGWGWTAARNAPGSFALFGGNAFAKEYILGLKDYSQATWGQNFISSIVGASASLIVSAPLDVIKTRIQNKNFDNPQSGFNIVKTTLQNEGITAFFKGLTPKLLTTGPKLVFSFALAQSFIPMFDKLLQK
- the COX20 gene encoding Cox20p (ancestral locus Anc_8.451), with translation MVWWLSGGKKEEAEKAEDGGPKSDAKQGQLTNYSRGQRILLEDTKPRFNGETSQSQLAVSQEEANFRRAWNSISKEDFSFGKLTAIPCFRDAGLVGFTCMFVTGAVTFLYHKNPTRAANWSVGGLLLGSVVGWEQCRLRRKRSFQVAQMARQTVAAKPKPMLNAVAHDEKTKHQWDGHTQQEQQGKSWYKFW
- the IVY1 gene encoding Ivy1p (ancestral locus Anc_8.450) translates to MDNRISGTTSPERFAPHLSEFYPIVNNTRTASIGGLPKMDSGELGSGSSGYKRRMTPASVRSGMSSISDLRTLVTKRDMKDTVDAMSELRSSSRGYACSLREVSNHAGCMAQALEKLARLKGCSDGTAEKFLSASGLFYLVANHENIMARCLDSALDEELLEEIDEFQVGFRTMENEFKKECKEQSMKLKLQEKHNTKLAKRKVRNLVQYKESLLNLQLQLDHLETLRHDFYQNSYNLVESTCDKVLDKMATVSRARVEISESVARKGWSGGGLDELLIDAEDPFGKDEETICSDEDMSPEAPNRALSSDDRDSKGNTVQEPSTPKKAGSTSKTLKSPLLSSLRTHASSLNEEQEDRDREDDEAAFDNSFSLPLAGSGRSRNEASEDNERTILAGLTTLALEPTETRSDPDRENGQDHPDLSP
- the MGT1 gene encoding methylated-DNA--protein-cysteine methyltransferase (ancestral locus Anc_8.447), which produces MEESLTYFEVECKSTNAFLVIRDVSSRLVYLSLGLHNGQGLKNATADFQKLSRKTKVNYVLREGSPENANPKFMAIAESVKAFLDDCTPLTEDYEYLFGTPFQQKVWNELREVPAGQIVNYSTLAKNIGLPKATRAVGHAVGQNKLALIVPCHRCLPVSGDVGNFRWGPSLKKKLLAHERRRKQIN
- a CDS encoding uncharacterized protein (ancestral locus Anc_8.446), whose amino-acid sequence is MDNGDKAGRETPAAGGNVGIDAGTVLRQEQIDNEHADMGLGGLQGRTASSEALGDNSLRRNSSVSPRTSVGKLFDPSRRPDVIKMEHLRVKDSILTGRPLLYFTSIFVSLGVFLFGYDQGVMSGCLTGPYFKKQFNNPSRAAIGNMVAILEIGALISSLLVGRLGEKWGRRRTIMYGSLIFVIGGLFQGFAGKMIHLIIGRTISGLGVGLLSTIVPIYQSEISPPHNRGKLACIEFTGNIVGYAASVWIDYGCSFIEGNASWRVPLLLQSVIGSALFCGTFVIVETPRWLLNHDHDVEGLIVIADLHSDGDVQDQKAREEYQAIKETVLISRMEGEGKSHLQVFRRYRRRMLIAMSSQMFAQLNGINVISYYAPLVFEQAGWVGREAILMTGINGLIYVLSTLPPWTLVDKWGRKPILLTGGFFMGCALVSISMSLLANIAATPRLVVAFVIIFNAFFGFSWGPIPWLYPVEIAPLSARSAMASSSTATNWLCNWLVGIMTPVLQEKISWRLYLIHATSCFTSFAVVFKLYPETAGLRLEDMDSVFDDRSSSFSFSRSSDINTGSFAMDIDALSTKSTGPVPDRLPPAVPIAAGAGPLSWSNQSIQSRTPAANVFPLGSLEPPSIGQVLEFKAEQSNKGIKTAFRRGSESLSLLVSRIVNLGGRGNNDTGAYGTLSTNDIEFSS
- the MRPL11 gene encoding mitochondrial 54S ribosomal protein uL10m (ancestral locus Anc_8.449), with protein sequence MELTRLLGFRVGVGSALKRVGFWSREYGVASAKTRLQSHTDAAGRVTVKPADSRKTFLIDSYKHLMEANPVVLFVHYNNLLKNEDQHYRSLVKQNGGKLTMLRNGVFGAYLKNSHAADPCGPISRKERNRNHPLLPLFKGPTAAISFPETSPASVAKILKVLEKAQDKLFVVGAKVEAEVYDVASLNQFKTLPGKTELQAQLVGLLNVLGGAGLVRTLEAGSQTLYLTLSSHHESRSSKTGKEE
- the ASF2 gene encoding Asf2p (ancestral locus Anc_8.443) codes for the protein MGDQILGHYAGSRGFGKGIPGKDEKTGDDVSNFEQKLKKIWIYSSGKKIGSFGQTRNGNKVSNAPVSVSKPTVSPRIKLNGCLRQSPVNRQSQIKLDGLLNHRMLPSGVADNEKQGENGFLSDNRRKEVQKTSSLPPKSSTSSGNLGSSVELPLEKREIRESLQKMSDEIMRYELRLASLYGRIAVLSKENERLRDDRALRESLAAQLVDETKSRESKRLDIGVQEHNKRVDSAPSIGESGEGEHATTEGQGVSPRELSKSNETAYGKLKQLESRILGRLEEYETLTAIAEQNISATSDERKAFQLESPFVMELKAKIIRLHEELTQVRSIHDARLTNMKRAFQREQDTRFQLEQRLAYDKQIFQKWARFGQTAGEYIKQFKFEIQEQNKTILYYKNKEAQMNNLQGNYKTAVESYKSLSELAEARRKDIELLNTQLEHSKLENKSLEAVIHRQREQIEGLSRAETRPLTDFPASTPQDGLPHSHLLHSTTHEYRVNNFNSEAANQRLLSSNTSFRAATPSNMQNGINDSGRAIKQESPVLNPMSDKVDVYLESPSANEHRDRTSL
- the TRM8 gene encoding tRNA (guanine46-N7)-methyltransferase (ancestral locus Anc_8.448); this encodes MKTKPLSQDPGSKRYAYRVNKEENRKELKHVKIDENSVAQKNGKLDLPKKKFYRQRAHSNPFSDHQLDYPASPDEMDWSKLYPHFYDQETGKMAKQVTIADIGCGFGGLMVDLSPEFPDELILGMEIRVQVTNYVEDRIIALRSNHAKEEGYQNINVLRGNAMKFLPNFFHKGQLSKMFFCFPDPHFKQRKHKARIITNTLLSEYAYVLKEGGVVYTITDVEDLHHWMVKHLEEHPLFERLSESWENEDKCVSIMRNATEEGKKVERKRGDKFVACFRRVQTPEII